A genomic region of Pseudovibrio sp. Tun.PSC04-5.I4 contains the following coding sequences:
- a CDS encoding glutamine synthetase family protein: MLREETKKTRRTGKLTLDDLRELVTAGEIDTVVAAQVDMQGRLMGKRFQAEFFVNSAWEETHCCNYLLATDMEMSTPDGYKSTSWQAGYGDYVMKPDLDTLRVIPWLDGTALVLCDVLDHRTHKEVPHSPRAILKRQVDRLEGMGMTANMATELEFFIFKQSYEEAGAQGYRGLSPVSNYNEDYHIFQTTKEENVMRAIRNGLNGADIPVECSKGEADAGQEEINVRYSDALKMADRHSITKNGCKEIAWQQGQSVSFMAKWSNEASGNSSHVHQSLWGKDGESLFYDPAGEYGMSKLMRYYLAGLLKHASEITYFLAPNINSYKRFAEGTFAPTKAIWSLDNRTAGYRVCGEGGKAVRVECRVGGADLNPYLAMAALLAAGIDGIENKLELEPEFRGDAYGTENIREIPKTLRDAAQELRSSEMLRNAFGSDVIDHYAHAAKIEQDEYDRGVTDWEVMRGFERS; the protein is encoded by the coding sequence ATGTTGCGAGAAGAAACTAAAAAGACACGTAGAACCGGAAAGTTAACCCTCGACGATTTGCGTGAGCTGGTCACTGCTGGTGAGATCGATACCGTTGTCGCGGCACAGGTTGATATGCAAGGCCGCTTGATGGGCAAGCGGTTTCAGGCAGAATTCTTTGTGAACAGCGCATGGGAAGAAACTCACTGCTGCAATTATCTGCTGGCAACGGATATGGAGATGAGCACGCCAGACGGCTACAAATCCACCAGTTGGCAAGCGGGTTACGGCGATTATGTCATGAAGCCGGATCTGGATACCTTGCGTGTCATTCCATGGCTTGATGGCACCGCACTGGTTCTCTGTGATGTTCTGGATCATCGCACCCATAAAGAAGTTCCCCATTCGCCTCGCGCCATCTTGAAGAGACAGGTGGATCGTCTTGAAGGCATGGGCATGACCGCCAATATGGCGACTGAGCTGGAATTCTTCATCTTCAAACAAAGCTATGAAGAAGCTGGAGCTCAGGGCTATCGCGGGCTATCTCCGGTTTCCAATTACAATGAGGACTACCACATCTTCCAGACCACCAAGGAAGAGAACGTCATGCGCGCCATTCGTAATGGCCTTAACGGCGCGGACATTCCAGTGGAGTGCTCAAAGGGCGAAGCTGATGCAGGTCAGGAAGAGATCAACGTTCGCTACTCCGATGCGTTGAAGATGGCAGATCGCCACTCAATTACTAAAAACGGCTGTAAAGAAATTGCATGGCAGCAAGGCCAGAGCGTGAGCTTTATGGCGAAGTGGAGCAATGAGGCATCTGGCAACTCCTCACATGTTCACCAGTCACTTTGGGGTAAGGACGGCGAGTCTCTATTCTACGATCCAGCTGGCGAATACGGCATGTCCAAATTGATGCGCTACTATCTGGCAGGGCTATTGAAACACGCCAGCGAGATCACCTATTTCCTTGCGCCAAACATCAACTCCTACAAACGTTTTGCGGAAGGCACTTTTGCGCCGACCAAAGCGATTTGGAGCCTTGATAACCGGACCGCTGGTTACCGTGTGTGTGGGGAAGGCGGCAAAGCCGTGCGTGTTGAATGCCGTGTTGGCGGCGCTGATCTCAACCCATACCTTGCGATGGCGGCTCTGCTTGCTGCTGGAATTGATGGTATCGAGAATAAGCTGGAGCTGGAACCAGAGTTCCGCGGAGATGCATACGGCACCGAGAACATTCGCGAGATTCCAAAGACGTTGCGCGATGCGGCGCAAGAGCTAAGATCCTCTGAGATGCTTCGAAACGCGTTTGGCAGCGATGTGATTGATCACTATGCGCACGCAGCCAAAATCGAGCAAGACGAGTACGACCGCGGTGTAACTGACTGGGAAGTTATGCGCGGATTTGAACGATCCTGA
- a CDS encoding TRAP transporter substrate-binding protein, with product MTNRRDFLKKAGLTTVAAAGASTLAAPAVHAAGRKITWRLQTYAGAALAQHVIKPSIDAFNKAANGEMEIQLYYADQLVPTGELFRAMQRGTIDAVQSDDDSIAAPVDVSVFGGYFPFASRYSLDVPALFNHWGLKEIWEEAYDEVEGVKWLSAGAWDPCHFATKEPIRSLADLKGKRVFTFPTAGKFLTRFGVVPVTLPWEDIEVAMQTGELDGIAWSGITEDYTVGWADVTNYFLTNNISGAWAGSYFANSERWDELPEHLKTLFNLCMDSSHYYRQHWYWAGEAKLRTQGEKMELTTIPDEEWATVEAEAHKFWDEIAAKSERNARVVKILKEYNAAMTKAGRPYRYS from the coding sequence ATGACCAATAGACGTGATTTTCTTAAAAAAGCCGGTTTAACAACCGTTGCAGCTGCTGGTGCTTCCACTCTTGCAGCGCCTGCCGTTCACGCAGCAGGCCGCAAAATTACATGGCGTTTGCAGACCTATGCTGGTGCAGCACTTGCACAGCACGTCATCAAGCCATCCATTGATGCCTTCAACAAGGCTGCCAATGGCGAGATGGAAATTCAGCTGTACTATGCAGATCAGCTGGTTCCAACTGGCGAGCTGTTCCGTGCGATGCAGCGCGGCACAATTGATGCAGTGCAGTCTGATGATGATTCCATTGCTGCGCCAGTAGATGTTTCCGTTTTCGGTGGCTACTTCCCGTTTGCTTCTCGTTACAGCCTTGATGTTCCTGCCCTGTTTAACCATTGGGGTTTGAAGGAAATCTGGGAAGAAGCTTACGATGAAGTTGAAGGCGTTAAATGGCTTTCAGCTGGTGCGTGGGATCCTTGTCATTTTGCGACAAAAGAACCAATCCGCAGCCTTGCTGACCTTAAAGGCAAACGCGTCTTCACCTTCCCAACAGCTGGCAAGTTCCTCACACGCTTTGGCGTTGTGCCGGTAACATTGCCATGGGAAGACATTGAAGTTGCGATGCAAACTGGCGAACTGGACGGTATTGCATGGTCCGGTATCACTGAGGATTACACAGTAGGTTGGGCAGATGTCACCAACTACTTCCTCACCAACAACATTTCCGGCGCGTGGGCAGGCTCTTACTTTGCCAACTCCGAGCGTTGGGATGAGTTGCCAGAGCACCTGAAAACCCTCTTCAACCTGTGCATGGATAGTTCACATTACTACCGTCAGCATTGGTACTGGGCAGGCGAAGCAAAGCTGCGCACGCAAGGCGAGAAGATGGAACTGACAACTATTCCTGATGAGGAGTGGGCAACTGTTGAAGCAGAAGCTCACAAGTTCTGGGATGAAATTGCAGCCAAATCCGAGCGTAATGCACGTGTTGTTAAAATCCTCAAGGAATACAACGCTGCAATGACGAAAGCTGGACGTCCATACCGTTACAGCTAA
- a CDS encoding TRAP transporter large permease subunit: MSYELIAVLMFSSMMLMLLTGQRVFAAIGSVAVIAALLLWGNGGSEMAFSASMKLMKWYPLLTLPLFIFMGYMLSESGIAEDLYKMFHVWTGNLPGGLAIGTVGLMVMISAMNGLSVAGMAIGATIALPELLRRGYDKVMVTGVIQAGSSLGILVPPSVVLVLYGMIARQPVGKLWLAGALPGLLLAGLFILYIVVRCKIQPELGPVISAEERAQITFSEKLRLLRAGIIPVAIFFCMTGLFLMGITSLVESSAVGATAATIAAGLKGRLNFRLIHITTEKTLQISCMFMWIILAALCFGAVFDGLGAVRAIEGFFVGDLGLGPWEILLLMQLSYIVMGMFLDDTAMLVIVAPLYIPLVKVLGFDLVWYGVLYTITCQIAYMTPPFGYNLFLMRAMAPPEISLTDIYKSIVPFVAIMVFGLALVTIFPQIALWLPNLYYAR, encoded by the coding sequence ATGAGCTATGAACTAATCGCCGTTCTTATGTTCTCCAGCATGATGCTGATGCTCCTCACCGGGCAACGCGTGTTTGCTGCAATCGGGTCTGTTGCTGTTATTGCTGCCTTGCTTTTGTGGGGCAATGGCGGCTCTGAAATGGCCTTTTCCGCCAGCATGAAGCTGATGAAATGGTATCCGCTCCTCACGCTGCCACTCTTCATTTTCATGGGGTATATGCTCTCTGAATCCGGGATTGCGGAGGATCTTTATAAGATGTTCCACGTCTGGACCGGAAACCTGCCTGGTGGATTGGCGATCGGCACAGTCGGCCTCATGGTGATGATATCTGCCATGAACGGTCTGTCTGTTGCTGGTATGGCAATTGGAGCAACCATTGCTCTGCCCGAACTGCTACGCCGTGGGTATGACAAGGTGATGGTGACGGGCGTTATTCAGGCCGGTTCCTCACTGGGCATTCTTGTTCCGCCAAGTGTTGTGCTGGTTCTGTACGGCATGATTGCCCGTCAACCCGTGGGTAAACTCTGGCTTGCCGGTGCGTTGCCGGGTCTGTTGCTTGCTGGTTTGTTCATTCTTTACATTGTGGTCCGCTGCAAGATTCAACCCGAACTTGGGCCGGTTATTTCTGCGGAAGAGCGTGCGCAAATAACGTTCTCTGAAAAACTGCGCCTTTTGCGGGCTGGCATCATTCCGGTCGCTATTTTCTTCTGCATGACCGGCCTGTTTTTGATGGGCATCACCAGTCTGGTGGAAAGTTCTGCGGTTGGGGCAACAGCTGCAACAATTGCGGCTGGTTTAAAAGGTCGCCTCAACTTCCGGCTTATTCATATCACCACGGAAAAGACGCTTCAGATCAGCTGTATGTTCATGTGGATCATTCTGGCAGCTCTGTGCTTTGGGGCCGTGTTTGATGGACTGGGCGCAGTGCGTGCCATTGAAGGCTTCTTTGTTGGCGACCTTGGCCTTGGTCCATGGGAAATCCTGCTCCTGATGCAGCTTTCCTACATTGTCATGGGTATGTTTTTGGATGACACGGCCATGCTGGTGATTGTGGCTCCGCTTTACATCCCATTGGTGAAAGTGCTGGGTTTCGATCTTGTCTGGTACGGCGTGCTGTACACCATCACCTGTCAGATCGCCTACATGACACCGCCGTTTGGCTACAACCTGTTCCTGATGCGCGCTATGGCACCGCCGGAGATTTCGCTGACTGACATCTATAAGTCCATCGTTCCGTTTGTGGCGATCATGGTCTTTGGGTTGGCTCTTGTTACGATCTTCCCGCAGATCGCTCTGTGGCTACCAAATCTTTATTATGCACGCTGA